From the Lolium rigidum isolate FL_2022 chromosome 2, APGP_CSIRO_Lrig_0.1, whole genome shotgun sequence genome, one window contains:
- the LOC124693344 gene encoding serine/arginine-rich splicing factor RSZ21-like, with protein sequence MARLYVGNLDARVTAGELEDEFRVFGVLRSVWVARKPPGFAFIDFDDKRDAEDALRDIDGKNGWRVELSRNASGRGGGRDGGGRDGGGGRDRHGGSDMKCYECGESGHFARECRLRIGAGGLGSGKRRSRSRSRSRSPRYRRSPSYGRRSYSPRDRSPRRRSVSPAPARGRSYSKSPPHNRGRDDSPDAKGDGGARYRRSRS encoded by the exons ATGGCCCGTCTGTATGTTGGCAACTTGGATGCCCGAGTGACTGCTGGGGAACTTGAGGATGAGTTTCGTGTATTTGGAGTTTTGCGAAG TGTGTGGGTTGCACGCAAACCACCTGGTTTTGCGTTCATCGAttttgatgacaagagggatgctGAGGATGCACTTCGTGATATAGATG GAAAGAATGGATGGAGGGTTGAGCTGTCTCGCAATGCCAGTGGCCGTGGCGGTGGCCGTGATGGTGGCGgtcgagatggtggtggtggtcgtgaTCGGCATGGTGGGTCCGACATGAAATGTTATGAATGCGGTGAATCTGGTCACTTTGCTCGTGAATGTCGTCTGCGTATTGGTGCTGGAGGTCTGGGCAGTGGAAAGCGTCGCAGCAGGAGCCGCAGCCGCAGCAGGAGCCCTAGGTACCGCAGGAGTCCGAGCTATGGTAGAAG AAGTTACAGCCCCCGTGACCGATCTCCAAGGCGTCGCAGTGTTTCTCCAGCGCCAGCCCGTGGGCGCAGCTACAGCAAGTCACCACCACACAACCGTGGCCGTGATGATTCTCCTGATGCTAAAGG TGATGGAGGTGCCAGGTACCGACGCAGCAGGAGTTAG